A window of the Streptomyces finlayi genome harbors these coding sequences:
- a CDS encoding HAD family hydrolase, producing the protein MTSTVPASLTRTAEGSTLQAVLLDMDGTLVDTEGFWWDTELEVFASLGHRLDEAWRDVVVGGPMTRSAGYLIDVTGADIRLDELTVLLNDCFEKRIDRGVPLMPGAARLLAELAAHDMPTALVSASHRRIIDRVLDSVGHHHFGLTVAGDEVTRTKPHPEPYLSAASGFGADPLRCAVIEDTATGVAAAEAAGCRVVAVPSVAPIAPAAGRVVVGSLEDVDLAFLRGLVTGIL; encoded by the coding sequence ATGACCAGTACGGTCCCCGCGTCCCTGACTCGCACGGCCGAAGGTTCCACGCTGCAGGCCGTCCTTCTCGACATGGACGGCACTCTGGTCGACACCGAAGGTTTCTGGTGGGATACGGAGCTGGAGGTCTTCGCGAGCCTGGGTCACCGGCTCGACGAGGCCTGGCGCGATGTCGTCGTGGGCGGTCCGATGACCCGCAGCGCGGGGTATCTCATCGACGTGACCGGCGCGGACATCAGGCTCGACGAGCTCACGGTGCTGCTCAACGACTGCTTCGAGAAGCGCATCGACCGCGGTGTGCCGCTGATGCCCGGAGCGGCACGGCTGCTCGCCGAACTCGCGGCGCACGACATGCCGACCGCCCTGGTCTCCGCCTCGCACCGCCGCATCATCGACCGCGTCCTGGACTCGGTCGGACACCACCACTTCGGCCTCACGGTCGCGGGGGACGAGGTCACCCGTACCAAGCCCCATCCGGAGCCCTACCTCTCCGCGGCATCCGGATTCGGGGCGGATCCCCTGCGCTGCGCCGTCATCGAGGACACCGCGACGGGAGTGGCCGCGGCCGAGGCCGCGGGCTGCCGTGTGGTGGCCGTACCGTCCGTCGCCCCGATCGCACCGGCCGCCGGAAGAGTGGTCGTGGGATCGCTCGAAGATGTCGATCTCGCATTTCTCCGGGGCCTGGTCACCGGAATCCTCTGA